A DNA window from Camelina sativa cultivar DH55 chromosome 17, Cs, whole genome shotgun sequence contains the following coding sequences:
- the LOC104757338 gene encoding agamous-like MADS-box protein AGL29 — MSSKKTKGKQRIKIKKIEKDEDRLVTLSKRRNGIYTKLSELAILCGADFAFLGYSGSGKPYTFGSPSFQAVVERFLNGEASSSSSHLQRSFFDAHHKAKIQELCELYNSLVDKAREEEAEEVKAAASVEPLPEDAWWKVNPMAVTDEEESKQLLEKFEGLYDKLCDEVAVRNQREDAAA, encoded by the coding sequence ATGAGTTCCAAGAAAACCAAAGGAAAGCAAAGGATCAAGATAAAGAAGATTGAAAAAGACGAAGACAGGTTGGTCACACTGTCAAAGCGTCGCAATGGTATCTACACCAAGCTCAGTGAGCTCGCTATTCTCTGCGGCGCCGACTTTGCATTTCTCGGGTACTCTGGCTCCGGGAAACCATATACATTCGGCAGTCCATCCTTCCAAGCCGTTGTGGAGCGGTTTCTCAACGGCGAAGCCTCCTCGTCGTCTTCTCATTTGCAACGATCGTTCTTTGATGCTCACCACAAAGCGAAGATTCAAGAGCTTTGCGAATTGTACAACAGTTTGGTGGACAAGGCACGTGAAGAGGAAGCGGAAGAGGTGAAGGCGGCTGCGTCCGTGGAGCCGTTGCCTGAAGATGCGTGGTGGAAAGTGAATCCGATGGCGGTGACTGATGAGGAAGAGAGTAAACAGTTGCTGGAGAAGTTCGAAGGGCTCTATGACAAACTGTGTGATGAAGTTGCTGTTAGGAACCAGAGAGAAGATGCTGCTGCGTAA
- the LOC104757339 gene encoding 60S ribosomal protein L18a-1, translated as MGVFRLHQYQVVGRALPTEKDEQPKIYRMKLWATNEVLAKSKFWYFLRRQKKVKKSNGQMLAINEIFEKNPTTIKNFGIWLRYQSRTGYHNMYKEFRDTTLNGAVEQMYTEMASRHRVRFPCIQIIKTATVPANLCKRESTKQFHNSKIKFPLVFRKVRPPTRKLKTTYKASRPNLFM; from the exons ATGGGCGTTTTCAGG CTTCACCAGTACCAGGTTGTCGGAAGAGCACTCCCGACGGAGAAAGATGAGCAACCTAAGATTTACAGGATGAAGCTCTGGGCTACGAACGAGGTTCTTGCCAAGTCCAAGTTCTG GTACTTCTTGAGGAGGcaaaagaaggtgaagaagagtaATGGACAGATGCTAGCCATCAACGAG ATCTTTGAGAAGAACCCAACAACGATCAAGAACTTTGGGATCTGGTTGAGATACCAGAGTCGTACAGGTTACCATAACATGTACAAAGAGTTCCGTGACACTACTTTGAACGGAGCAGTGGAGCAAATGTACACCGAGATGGCATCTAGGCACAGAGTCAGGTTCCCTTGCATTCAGATCATCAAGACAGCCACAGTCCCAGCCAACCTCTGCAAGAGAGAGAGCACCAAACAGTTTCACAACAGTAAGATCAAGTTCCCCTTGGTCTTCAGGAAGGTTAGACCTCCCACCAGGAAGCTCAAGACCACCTACAAGGCTTCCAGGCCTAACTTGTTCATGtag
- the LOC104757340 gene encoding 60S ribosomal protein L18a-like protein, whose translation MDEEAAKPRDSTVNQQQQQYYYGTFQGVANYPTPSPPPQYLPPSQHPIATYPGHAYQNFQGPPGGGFVNYAQGFPVVPDYTVVEVRQMMREHDLPCCGLGMGWFLFIMGFLFGGIPWYLGAFIILVTSVDHREKAGYVACSIAGVVYMIAVMLGMTGDVNIW comes from the exons ATGGACGAAGAGGCAGCAAAACCTAGAGACTCCACCGTgaatcagcagcaacaacaatacTATTACGGAACGTTTCAAGGCGTTGCAAATTATCCTACTCCGAGTCCGCCTCCGCAATATCTACCGCCGTCGCAGCATCCGATTGCTACGTATCCTGGACATGCTTATCAGAATTTCCAAG GTCCTCCTGGTGGTGGTTTTGTGAATTATGCTCAAGGTTTCCCAGTTGTTCCTG attatacagtggTTGAGGTGAGACAGATGATGAGAGAGCATGACCTTCCTTGTTGTGGCTTGGGCATGGGATGGTTtct GTTTATCATGGGTTTTTTGTTCGGTGGGATCCCGTGGTACCTCGGTGCTTTTATTATTCTTGTCACATCTGTTGATCACCGCGAGAAGGCTGGTTACGTTGCCTGTTCAATCGCA GGCGTTGTCTATATGATTGCCGTCATGCTCGGGATGACTGGGGATGTTAACATCTGGTGA
- the LOC104757341 gene encoding uncharacterized protein LOC104757341 (The sequence of the model RefSeq protein was modified relative to this genomic sequence to represent the inferred CDS: added 59 bases not found in genome assembly) has translation MAMNSISGCRLGSIFMFLFSLSIAVLVAVADDKAPLVEDGLVINGDFETSPSNGFPDDGVTDGLSQIPGWKLNGTVELINSGQKQGGMILIVPQGRHAVRLGNDAEISQDLTVEKGFVYSVTFSAARTCAQLESINVSVASVNADADDMVASRNVDLQTLYNVQGWDPYAWAFEAEEDHVRLVFKNPGMEDDPTCGPIIDDIAIKKLFTPDKPKDNAVINGDFEEGPWMFRNTSLGVLLPTNLDEEISSLPGWTVESNRAVRFVDSDHFSVPGGKRAVELLSGKEGIISQMVETKADKPYLLSFSLGHAGDKCKEPLAIMAFAGDQAQNYHYMAQANSSFEKVGLNFTAKADRTRVAFYSVYYNTRTDDMSSLCGPVIDDVRVWFSGSKRIGAGFGFWLSVLVLLAIGLF, from the exons TCTCTCCATCGCCGTCTTAGTCGCCGTCGCCGACGACAAGGCTCCGCTTGTCGAAGATG GTTTGGTGATAAACGGAGACTTCGAAACATCACCGTCGAATGGCTTCCCAGACGACGGAGTAACCGACGGACTATCCCAGATTCCGGGCTGGAAATTAAACGGAACGGTGGAGCTAATTAATTCCGGTCAAAAACAAGGAGGAATGATCCTGATCGTCCCACAAGGCAGACACGCCGTCCGATTAGGCAACGACGCAGAGATCAGCCAAGATCTAACGGTTGAGAAAGGTTTTGTCTACTCGGTCACGTTCAGCGCTGCACGCACGTGCGCGCAACTCGAGTCAATTAATGTGTCGGTAGCGTCTGTGAACGCAGACGCGGACGATATGGTCGCGTCGCGGAACGTGGATTTGCAAACGCTTTATAACGTTCAGGGTTGGGATCCTTACGCGTGGGCGTTTGAAGCTGAAGAGGATCACGTACGTTTGGTTTTTAAGAATCCTGGTATGGAAGATGACCCGACTTGTGGTCCAATCATCGATGACATTGCTATTAAGAAGCTCTTTACTCCTGATAAACCCAAAg ATAACGCGGTGATTAATGGAGATTTCGAAGAAGGTCCATGGATGTTCAGGAACACGTCTCTTGGTGTACTACTTCCGACAAACCTCGACGAAGAGATATCTTCTCTTCCGGGTTGGACTGTTGAATCGAACCGAGCGGTCCGGTTTGTTGACTCGGATCACTTCTCAGTTCCAGGTGGTAAACGAGCCGTCGAGCTTCTCTCGGGCAAAGAAGGCATTATTTCTCAAATGGTTGAGACCAAAGCAGATAAGCCGTACTTATTGTCATTCTCTCTCGGCCACGCTGGTGATAAATGCAAGGAACCATTAGCTATAATGGCGTTCGCAGGTGATCAGGCACAGAACTATCATTACATGGCGCAAGCGAACTCGAGTTTCGAAAAGGTTGGTTTGAACTTCACGGCAAAGGCTGATCGAACCAGAGTTGCGTTCTACAGTGTTTATTACAATACGAGGACTGATGATATGAGCTCCTTGTGTGGACCTGTGATCGATGACGTTAGAGTTTGGTTCTCCGGGTCGAAGAGAATTGGAGCTGGGTTCGGATTCTGGCTTTCGGTTTTGGTTCTTCTGGCTATCGGTTTGTTTTAG